From the genome of Glycine soja cultivar W05 chromosome 14, ASM419377v2, whole genome shotgun sequence:
ACTAAGATTTTCAGTATCAGTAGTGGTCAAGCTATCAGAACACTGGCTCTCCTCACATGGAATGCCAAAGTATTCCGAAACCATCCAGTGGTCTTCATTTACAATTTTTGGATCTGGGAATTCAATTTTGTCCAAATCTCTGGCCAGTGACTCGCATGATTCTGAGTCCTTCTCGGTGCCATTTGTGGCCAACTCAGTAGGCATTGCAGAAATCGCCATAACATCAGGTGAAGCACCGGTGTAAGCAAGAGACAATTGAACAAAACCAGCCGGGGAATGGAATAAATCAGTTGAAGAAAGAGAGAACTCTTTCTCTAGTTTTCCATCCTTCACCAGTACTTCAGACAAAGGCACCAAAGCAAAACCAAGCAACTGATCTTCCAGATAATTCTTCACCCTGCTCAGCATCCAAATTTCACATTTGACAGCAGAATCAACAGTCCTAACACTTAGACGAAGATTCTCATTAAACACGGGGTTCCTTCCTCCTCCATTGATAGTCTTGGTAGAGACAGAATTCTCAGGATTACTAGTCAAGCAAATCTTAGCATAAACATCTTGCTTGTGGTATATGCAGATGTTATGAATGTCCCTAGCCTGATGAATGTAAACATCAACAACACCGATGGATTCCTCTGGATTAACCACGGCAGCTTCCTTTCCATTGACTTCAATGTCCTTAGACAAAGGACCCGAGCTTTGTGTGAAAACATCAGACCTATACTTCTCAGCTTCACCCAAGACAGAGCTCTTGAATGGTGACACAACGGATTGTGGGGATTCCATGATATCACAGTGATTGGGAACCTGACAAAGCAAAAAAACCCTCAACAAATTCAAGTCACTCTATGTTAAGCAAAGCTTCAAACCAACACAACAAATGATTATTTGAACTTAAACCCAAACTTCAAACAGGAACAGGAAGAACTAAAAAATCACTA
Proteins encoded in this window:
- the LOC114384554 gene encoding uncharacterized protein LOC114384554, which encodes MESPQSVVSPFKSSVLGEAEKYRSDVFTQSSGPLSKDIEVNGKEAAVVNPEESIGVVDVYIHQARDIHNICIYHKQDVYAKICLTSNPENSVSTKTINGGGRNPVFNENLRLSVRTVDSAVKCEIWMLSRVKNYLEDQLLGFALVPLSEVLVKDGKLEKEFSLSSTDLFHSPAGFVQLSLAYTGASPDVMAISAMPTELATNGTEKDSESCESLARDLDKIEFPDPKIVNEDHWMVSEYFGIPCEESQCSDSLTTTDTENLSSEAGVQIVESFSACSVESVQPPKADSPPSSVSTNGVSSPSVAASSDSSDVAASKSPSQEQVSATKEKNGDVKDGGSDSSNGVLNESFPKPVVTVNIEPEPNVVQQDFVDMYMKSMQQFTESLAKMKLPMDFESGPTSSGNSSSEQKIQTPKSTNSRVFYGSRAFF